gcactgAACCAAAGGGCAGAAAGCACTGTGCCGTTGCTGGAAGCTCCATGGAATGCAAATAATTAAATAGAGGAATCGAGAGGGAAAGTGGTAAACAGAAAATTTGcgattttatttaattattgacGGGTCAATGTCGATTATCTCTCTCCATATGCTTTACTATCCCAGCTAGACTGATGGCTTAAAAATTCCGAAAGATAACGACTGAAATGATGAGATACATGAGAGCGGGATAAGAGGTCAGAAAATGATACGTGAACACATTGAAAGGGGGCGTTCAAAAGTGCATAGAGATATGACTAACAAATGGGCCGCAAGGTTAAATGCACGAGGTAACTTAACAGCTCCCTCTCTGAGATGAGGCACTTTCAATTGGAAGATTTTCACTGGAGTTGATTTCAACGGCTTTAGTAGAGGGAGCGCCGCTGCTTCAATTTTCCGCCCGGAGAATTATGTAACTCCTGATGGTGTAGCTCCCGTCCAGCTCGATTGTCCTGGAATTGCCCTGTCCCTGGGCATCCCTTCCGGAAACATTCCAGCGGACGGCAAAAGAATCGGGGCCCACAAACTTCACCAGTAGCTCCCCTCCCACCGAGAGACTTTCAGCTGGGGGCGGAGTTAAAAGGTCTGTTATTGGCGAACGTGCTGGGATTGGGCGCTGAGATTCGATCATTATTGGCCATAACTTCCTGATTATTGCTTATACAATCTTTTAAATTGATCGTAATTTTTTCCTGTGATGAAACATTTTGAACCATTTGCAAACGTTAAGGACTTCCTACTGAGATCCTCAGCTGCAGAATAATACATGCCCGAATCACTGGCCCAGACATCTGCAAGATTCAGAGAATAGAGAGTCGATCCTGGTGAACTTCTCCCGAATATCTCCCGGTTGGAGAGTTGTATTCTGTTACGGTGTAGACCAGTTGTAGATGCGTCCGCTGGTTCGGTTTATACCAGTCGaccagcccctccccaccaccgccaATTAAGCCGTATCACAATGCACGTTGTTTTAGTTCCAAGCGAGAGACTCTGAACCTCCAGCATCTGGGACAAAACTGGTTGAGATACAATAACTGAGAGGTACATAATCAACATTATGGGTTGTgctatggcagagagagagagaaaatacttGCTATGAGGAATCGGCGACAGCAGTAAAATATATAATAGACCATCCACGGTTAATATAGTGTAATGGGGTCAAACTTTGAGGGTTAAATTTGAAACAATAAGAGGAGCAAGAGGGAAAGAGTCGCTTCAGGGACAATGAATGACATTTTTACTTCAAATGTAGTGTCTGTTGTTatgaaggaaatgcagcagccataaTTGCGCACAAAGAGATCCACAAATAACAAAGTGATTATGACTCAGATCGTGCATTTAATGAACTTGTTTGGGGATTATGATTGGCCTCAGGGAcaaggtggggcggggtgggggtggggtgtgctgGGGACTTATATGAAACGTTTTAAAATAGTGCACTGGAAAATTCAGCTTGGTGTAAGTTTTAGCTGAGGGTTTCCTGTTTACAGGTTAGGAGACCACACACGGCTCTGCCTGCAAAGGGCAACACGCTGCAGAGCGTGGTAAACACGCGTCAAAGGCGGTGCGCAGCCCAGACTGTTTCAAACTGGAGACAAAATGCAATGATGCTATATTCAACATCATTGCTGCTTTGAACATTTACGTGGGGTGTGGTGAGATGGCCATCATTCCGAGTgttctgtttaattcatccagaACAAATTATTTTATTCTGATTTCAACAAAAACACACCaggttgaaaaaaaaaacaagaatatTGAGCTAACATTTTAGTGATTGTTTCACCCGGAATCTGTACTCCCAATGCCTCTTTGTGTCAGAATTACTCGTGTGGGTCAGCGGAGCATGCGCCATCTGCTTTGTGCTGGTGTTTCCGCTCCACAGTAACTTTCTCCCACCTCCTGTCATCCCACGCCATCAACATATCCCCTATTCCTTATAATTCGTGTATTTATCTTGATTCCCCTTTCAGTGAATCTCGGcgattcacctcgaccactcactttgggagcgagttccacattctccacactctatGAGTAAAGAGATTTCTCCTGCATTCCTCATTGGTTTTATCggcgactatcttatattgatggtcccGAGATCTTGTCTCACTTCCACATATCTTCTTACGTCTAGCGTACCGAATatgttcataattttaaaggcctttATCTGGTCACCCCCTCCACTGTTCTAGAGGAAAGAGCCctggcctgttcaatctttcctaatAATTATTGGTCGAAACCGGGACCAACAATTTCGTGACCTGAAACAAGCCATTTAACCTGTAGCCCATTAACCCGCACTTTGTGATATCCAGAATCATGCAGGTATCCAAAATGGGTGCGGTCATAGAGTCATATCTTCAGAGGGGGTGacggcacagaaaaaggcccttcggcccatcgagtctgcgacAGTCATACAAGTATCAgaacattctaatcccattttccagcactaagcccatagccTTTTATGCCACGACATCTCAAAtggacatccaaatacttcttaaatgttatgagggtttctgcttctacctccattttatgcagtgagttacaaaatcccatcaccatccGGGGGGAAAAACATCATCCTTAAATCCTCTCTAAACCTTGTGCTCATTAcattaaatccatgccccctggttattgattacTTCACCAAAAggcaaagttccttcctgtctgctctatctatgcccctcataattttatacacctcaatcatctCCCCCCCCAATcacctctgctccaaagaaaataaccccagtctatccaatctctcctcataactaaaactctccagcccagttaACATCcagataaatctcctctgcactctccctagtgcaatcacatccttcctacaatacgtattccagaactgcatgtaatactctagctgtggcctaaccagcaatttatacagttccagcataacttccctgcccttatattctatgtctcggataataaaggcaaatatcccatacgCCTCCATAACCACCTTTTCTATCTCACCAACTACATTAAGGGACAGATGAACATCCACGCGAAGGCCCTTCTGATCCTTGGTATTCCCGGGGCCCTACAATTCATTGTGTATTTCCTTGCCTTGCTTGACCTGCcccaatgcatcacctcacacttattggGATTAGATTCCATTTTCCACTGATCCGCCCGTCTTACCAGCCCGTCTGTAGCCTACTGTAATCtgaggctatcctcctcattatttaccacctcAACAggttcatgtcatccgcgaaattactgatcaacccacctatattcaagtctaaatcatttatatatctCAAAAACAGCAATGAATCCAaccaccgatccctgtggaacccaactggacacaggcatccagtctcAAAAACACCCTTCGACCATCAcattctgcttcctgccacttagTCAATtatggatccaatttgccaaattgtcttggatcccatggaccAAGAAGGGCAATGGCAGAAGTGGCCTGTGAGCACGACCACCTCCAATTATCCCCCAAGATAATctcgatcctgacttggaatgataTCACTGTcgcttcactgtctctgggtcaaaatcatggaactccctccctggcaGCAGAGTGGATGTACttacgccacagggactgcagttttTGAAGAAAGCGgcccactatcaccttctcaaggggcaattatggAGGACAGTAAGTACTGGCCTAATTTGCGactctcacatcccatgaacgaatgaaaataAATGAGTAAACTCTTGCTTTCAACAAAAGACAAAGGGAAGTGTGTGTCTATATCAGATTCTTATAAACTGTTCACCCATTGTCCCTCAGTTTCACTCCTCCAGATGATTTTCTCATTATGGATTCCGGGAGACTCTCTCTGTCCGGCTTGTGCTGAATTCCGCCTGAGAATTAGTTTCCATTAAACCCGAACAAGGTGTTTTAGGGAAACGTGCAACGTTCCGCTGGGAATGGCGAAGATCAGGAATCTTTATTCCCAAGGGTGCTAACAGATTGCAGACTGGGAGAATTCCCCATTCTGGATTCGGGGTTTGTAATCGCGGCCTTATTCTGGCGCTTTTTATCGTTCCCACTTTTATTCCCCAGTGGAGAAACACTTCTTAGTGAAATGGATAGGGACACGAATGCAAAACAACGGAACAAACACGGTGAGATTCCGGTTAAAAGGAAAACGCTCCAAAGGCTTCCCTCGACCACCATTGGTCACGTGAACCTAATCTGCCCAGGTTATTTACAGTGAAGTCGCTCGCTCAACAGCAGAATGCGGGAGTGTGATCGCTGTTAAGGATCTAAATACAATCCGGTTAAACAGCGGCCTCAGGTTCCGAAACCaatatggaaaatgctggaaaagcattGTCTGGCATCAtctctaaaaacagaaaattctggaaaagaaCTCGAAAGGAAGACCCGACACGttaactcttttcctctctctgcacCGAGTCTGCCAAAACtgttgagttcttccagcattttctgtttttatttcaaagttcgagcatccgcagtattttgcttttatcttggcttTGGGACTGGTCTGCTTCTGACGCTGATCTAACGATTGCTTCATTGGCTCTGTGAATAATTCTGTAGCAAATTGTTTTTGATGCAATTGCCTGTGATCTTAACTGGAAAAAGTACAAATCAGCACTGCGACTTATTTGCAGAGGACTATAAGTGAAAAACAAAGCACCCATGGTCGTCTATGGAACCTTGTTCAGACCACACTCGGACGAACTGCACATTTCTGGACTCAATTTTATAAAAGAATATCGAAGCACTGGAGAAGGAGCCAACAAGATTGACGAGATGATACCAGAGCTGAGAGGTTATAACTAACATGCATAACTGAACAGCCTAGGTCTCTTCTCTAAAGACAAGACTGAGAAAGCGACCTGAAAGAGGTTTTTAAAACTGGATCAACCGTCATCCTGTGAATGATAACTGGGGATGGTTAAGCTAGAATTAAACTTTAACTGCAACATTCAGCATTTATCCTTACAATTGTTATCCTGTCAACCCCCCTGAAAGACAACCCAGTTATGTTCTTTATTGGCATGCTGCCACTTGGTCGCACAGACGGTGGCCAGAGTAAGTCAAAAGCATGCAATGTTCACCAGGGCACCGCGCCCACAATGGTGTCATACTTTCCATAGTACAGCTGGTCATAGAATCCACCGCATCTGAAAGGAGGCAAGTGACTGCGACTGAGCTCAGGTCAGTCTGCGGCTACTCCGCCGGCAGTAACAAACTGGTGAGAACGCAAACAGGGAGAACTCACCGCGTCAAGATGTCCAAGGAATCTTTGTCTCTGATGCTCATTTTCCAAATGCTGCGGGTTTACGGTGAGTAAGAGgcgggtgagaattttaaattgaaatcaaCCGCAGTCCGTGTTTATTAAGCTGAAAATGTGACCCAGTGACGAGATGAAGGGATTTTATCTGATCATGTGAGCTTATTTACTGGTTCTTCCTATAAGGCGAATAAAAATATTTCGGATAATTAATCTAACCAAGAATATTTAAAGATAATGATGTGACTGTTCTTAAATTACACGCGGCGTCTTTTAAAGCGGCTGCTTCCTATCTCTCAATAACCAGTGATAATGTAGCAATAATCTCACTAGTTACAGAACCCGAGCCCTCTCTGTCTCAGGGCCCCATCATAATGACAGCTGAAGTCGGAGACACGGTGGAATTAACCTGTCAGTACACTTACGAAGTGGGATTGGTGTCTAGATATTTCTGGTACAAACAGCGTGTGGGTGAAGCCCCGAAAACAATCGACATCCAGTCTTGTCAGGGGGCCGACTGCCAGTGTATTTCCAAAAACGGCAACAGCAAAAATGCATTAATTTTGGAAATTCGAAATGTCCAGGTAAATGACTCGGGTTCCTACTATTGTGCTGATAAGGCTGGCTCTGCAGGGCTCCAGAATGGATCCACACTGCTGGTTGGAGGTAAGAGAGCAAGTGAAATGAATTCATATCATGCAGAATATTGTCATTTGCTGCAAATTTATCTTTGACTGCGTCCGAATCTTTCTCCAGACAGTTTCACCTACAAGACGGCTGTGCTGGTGTTTGTCCCGCCGGGTGAGCTGCATTTGGGGGAAACTGC
This portion of the Carcharodon carcharias isolate sCarCar2 chromosome 36 unlocalized genomic scaffold, sCarCar2.pri SUPER_36_unloc_1, whole genome shotgun sequence genome encodes:
- the LOC121274334 gene encoding immunoglobulin kappa light chain-like — encoded protein: MSKESLSLMLIFQMLRVYVTEPEPSLSQGPIIMTAEVGDTVELTCQYTYEVGLVSRYFWYKQRVGEAPKTIDIQSCQGADCQCISKNGNSKNALILEIRNVQVNDSGSYYCADKAGSAGLQNGSTLLVGDSFTYKTAVLVFVPPGELHLGETAPLVCLVSGVSSNQVAIFWNISYLVTEGPRDPGTMEADGTYSIRSHVMVSRETLRSGCVCTCIVQLGYPGKYLTKSVSFPKAAEPGTGERDKRFHIEK